From the Desulfovibrio sp. JC010 genome, one window contains:
- a CDS encoding response regulator, with protein sequence MAEKVLLVDDEKEFVEGLAERMELRGMNVTACTNPQDALDKVDAEGFDAIVLDLQMPGIDGIEALKHIRKSRPEMQVILLSGHATVEKGIEAMKLGAMDFVEKPADINVLTDKIKKAQAKKMILVEEKTEEKVKDILSHKGW encoded by the coding sequence TCTGGTTGATGATGAAAAGGAATTTGTTGAAGGTCTGGCAGAACGCATGGAACTTCGCGGCATGAACGTAACCGCATGCACCAATCCTCAGGATGCCCTCGACAAAGTAGACGCCGAAGGATTCGACGCAATCGTGCTCGATCTCCAGATGCCCGGAATTGACGGTATCGAAGCACTCAAGCATATCAGGAAGTCACGTCCGGAAATGCAGGTAATCCTGCTCAGCGGTCACGCCACCGTTGAAAAAGGCATCGAAGCCATGAAGCTCGGCGCAATGGATTTCGTTGAGAAGCCCGCCGACATCAACGTGCTGACCGATAAGATCAAAAAAGCACAGGCCAAGAAAATGATCCTCGTGGAAGAAAAGACCGAGGAAAAAGTTAAGGATATCCTCAGCCATAAGGGCTGGTAG